A region of Argentina anserina chromosome 5, drPotAnse1.1, whole genome shotgun sequence DNA encodes the following proteins:
- the LOC126795225 gene encoding uncharacterized protein LOC126795225 isoform X2 — protein sequence MQSLVADSTDDSSRGTAFGWLQLTGNFGSIIGGLCSILIAPLTIMGMPGWRVSFHLVGLISVLVGLLVRIYATDPHFPEGATKESSQGPSRSFLSEVKELAKEAKSVMKIPSFQIVVAQGVTGSFPWSALSFAPMWLELIGFSHGRSAFLIALFVIGSSLGGLFGGKMGDILSVRFPNAGRIILAQISSASAIPLAAILLLVLPDDPSSAIIHGLVLFIMGFLISWNGPATNNPIFAEIVPERSRTNVYALDRSFESILSSFAPPTVGILAQHVYGYKPVAAGSSASEEIATDRGNALSLAKALYSAIGIPMALCCVIYSFLYCTYPRDRERARMEVLIESEMQQVELENSPRGGEHSQMRFPESEELFVNGKTVIDMEYKGEQGLVGDAEDDEQTLLYRQLTFANMGPE from the exons ATGCAGTCACTTGTGGCGGACTCAACTGATGATAGTAGCAGGGGTACGGCTTTTGGGTGGCTGCAGCTAACTGGCAACTTTGGTTCGATAATTGGTGGTCTTTGTTCCATACTGATAGCTCCATTGACAATCATGGGAATGCCTGGTTGGAGAGTTTCCTTTCATCTTGTTGGACTAATCAGTGTTCTAGTCGGTCTTTTAGTCCGCATATATGCAACTGATCCGCATTTTCCAGAGGGTGCAACAAAAGAAAGCAGCCAGGGTCCTAGTAGATCATTTTTGTCAGAAGTAAAGGAGCtggctaaagaagctaaatcGGTTATGAAAATTCCCTCGTTCCAGATTGTTGTGGCACAGGGTGTTACTGGCTCGTTCCCTTGGTCGGCATTGTCATTTGCGCCAATGTGGCTGGAACTTATCGGATTTTCTCATGGGAGATCCGCTTTCCTCATTGCCTTGTTTGTGATTGGTAGTTCTCTTGGGGGTCTCTTCGGAGGTAAAATGGGGGATATCTTATCAGTGCGCTTTCCAAATGCTGGAAGGATAATTCTAGCACAGATAAGCTCGGCATCTGCAATACCTCTCGCAGCAATTCTTCTGCTTGTATTGCCTGATGATCCATCCTCAGCTATCATCCATGGTTTAGTTTTGTTCATCATGGGATTCTTGATATCTTGGAACGGTCCAGCTACGAACAA TCCAATTTTTGCTGAGATAGTTCCCGAGAGATCCCGAACAAATGTGTATGCCCTGGACAGATCTTTTGAGTCCATACTCTCATCATTCGCTCCTCCCACGGTGGGGATTTTGGCTCAGCATGTTTATGGTTATAAACCAGTTGCTGCAGGATCCAGTGCATCTGAAGAGATAGCAACAGACAGAGGGAATGCTTTATCATTGGCAAAGGCACTATACTCAGCAATAGGAATTCCGATGGCACTCTGTTGTGTTATTTACTCCTTCCTATACTGCACCTACCCGAGAGACAGGGAGCGTGCTCGAATGGAGGTTTTGATTGAATCAGAGATGCAACAAGTAGAATTAGAAAATTCACCTAGAGGAGGAGAACATTCTCAGATGCGGTTTCCTGAGTCAGAAGAACTATTTGTGAATGGTAAGACTGTCATCGACATGGAGTACAAGGGCGAGCAAGGCCTTGTTGGTGATGCTGAGGATGATGAACAGACATTGCTGTACCGCCAGTTAACCTTCGCCAATATGGGACCGGAATAA